The following coding sequences lie in one Hydrogenophaga sp. PBL-H3 genomic window:
- a CDS encoding cation-translocating P-type ATPase, which translates to MPNLEPGAVVAMPWHALASADALANLHSTETGLTTAQAAERLAQHGPNRIEQGAPTRLWVRWLRQFNNLLIHVLLVAALVTLWLRDHLDAAVILGVVLINAAIGFVQEGKAERALDAVRAMLASRATVLRGGDRHEIDASDLVPGDVVLLESGARVPADLRLLRTRNLRIDESALTGESVPADKDAAPVDVAAQVGDRLCMAFAGTTVAVGQASGVVVATASQTEIGRIGALVSDVGILATPLTRRLDQFARQITLVIGVVSVFTFAYGIFIGGLPPLALFLAVVGLAVAAIPEGLPAIVTITLAIGTAAMARQRAVVRRLPAVETLGSVSVICTDKTGTLTRNEMTAVSAVLADGTLAVTGAGYAPEGGFHRAGVAQDPANHAGLQRLARCALLCNDAQLHHTTRAGWTLAGDPTEGALLSMALKAGLDPAQEAAATPRLDEIPFESEHRFMATLHHDHAGHVFALLKGAPERVLALCTHDNGGAPMDAAVWHARMDEAASQGQRVLALAECELPAGTLALTMDDITPRFTLLGLVGLMDPPRDEAVAAVAECQRAGIRVVMITGDHAVTAAAIGREIGLRDGQPLTGAEIDQLDDAALNARLAQTDVVARASPEHKLRLVATLQAGGRLVAMTGDGVNDAPALKAADIGVAMGQRGTDAAREAADLVLTDDNFATIAAAVREGRTVFDNIKKSLLFVLPTNGGEAGLILLAVFAGLAMPVTAAQILWINMVTSITLDMSLAFEPAERGAMQRPPRPANEPLITRWLLGRVVFVSLLLMGACFFVFNWQLERSGSLEMARTTVINTMVVGEILYLFNVRHFTASGFTRETLLGNPVAVWTGVITLVLQLLLTYAPPMQQLFGTAALDATSWVVIAALAVGLFVAVEIEKAWLRRRDVHCI; encoded by the coding sequence ATGCCAAACCTCGAACCCGGTGCTGTCGTGGCGATGCCTTGGCACGCACTCGCAAGCGCGGACGCGCTCGCGAACCTGCACAGCACCGAAACCGGCCTCACGACCGCCCAGGCCGCCGAGCGCCTGGCGCAGCACGGTCCCAACCGCATCGAGCAAGGCGCACCCACCCGTCTGTGGGTGCGCTGGCTGCGCCAGTTCAACAACCTGTTGATCCACGTGCTGCTCGTGGCCGCGCTGGTCACACTCTGGCTGCGCGACCACCTCGACGCCGCGGTGATCCTCGGGGTGGTGCTGATCAACGCCGCCATCGGTTTCGTTCAGGAAGGCAAAGCCGAGCGGGCGCTGGATGCCGTGCGAGCCATGCTGGCCAGTCGCGCCACGGTGTTGCGCGGCGGCGACCGCCACGAGATCGACGCCTCCGACCTGGTGCCGGGCGACGTGGTGCTGCTGGAATCGGGTGCGCGCGTGCCGGCCGACCTGCGGCTGCTGCGCACCCGCAACCTGCGCATCGACGAGTCCGCGCTCACCGGTGAGTCGGTGCCTGCCGACAAAGACGCCGCGCCGGTGGATGTGGCCGCGCAGGTGGGTGACCGCCTGTGCATGGCCTTTGCCGGCACCACGGTGGCCGTGGGGCAGGCCAGCGGCGTGGTGGTGGCCACGGCCAGCCAGACCGAGATCGGCCGGATCGGCGCGTTGGTCTCGGATGTGGGCATCCTGGCCACGCCACTCACGCGCCGGCTCGACCAGTTCGCGCGCCAGATCACGCTGGTGATCGGGGTGGTGAGCGTCTTCACCTTCGCCTACGGCATCTTCATCGGCGGGCTGCCGCCGCTGGCGCTCTTTCTCGCGGTGGTGGGCCTGGCCGTGGCGGCCATTCCCGAGGGCCTGCCCGCCATCGTCACCATCACCCTGGCCATCGGCACGGCGGCCATGGCGCGCCAGCGCGCGGTGGTGCGGCGCTTGCCGGCGGTGGAAACGCTGGGTTCGGTCAGCGTGATCTGCACCGACAAGACCGGCACCCTGACCCGCAACGAGATGACGGCGGTGAGCGCGGTGCTGGCCGACGGCACGCTGGCGGTCACCGGCGCGGGCTACGCGCCCGAAGGCGGGTTTCACCGCGCAGGCGTGGCGCAGGACCCGGCGAACCACGCCGGTCTGCAACGCCTGGCCCGCTGCGCGCTGCTGTGCAACGACGCCCAGCTGCACCACACCACCCGCGCGGGCTGGACGCTGGCGGGTGACCCCACCGAAGGCGCGTTGCTGTCCATGGCGCTCAAGGCCGGCCTGGACCCGGCGCAAGAGGCTGCTGCCACACCGCGCCTGGACGAGATCCCGTTCGAGTCCGAACACCGCTTCATGGCCACGCTGCACCACGACCACGCGGGCCATGTGTTTGCGTTGCTCAAGGGCGCACCCGAGCGGGTGCTGGCGCTGTGCACGCACGACAACGGGGGCGCACCCATGGATGCTGCGGTCTGGCACGCACGCATGGATGAGGCCGCCTCGCAGGGCCAGCGGGTGTTGGCCCTGGCCGAGTGCGAACTGCCGGCGGGCACGCTGGCGCTCACCATGGACGACATCACGCCACGCTTCACGTTGCTGGGTCTGGTGGGTCTGATGGACCCACCGCGCGATGAGGCCGTGGCGGCGGTGGCCGAGTGCCAGCGCGCCGGCATCCGCGTGGTGATGATCACCGGCGACCACGCCGTGACGGCCGCGGCCATCGGCCGCGAGATCGGTCTGCGCGATGGCCAGCCACTGACCGGCGCCGAGATCGACCAGCTCGACGACGCAGCGTTGAACGCAAGGCTGGCGCAGACCGACGTGGTGGCGCGCGCGAGCCCCGAGCACAAGCTGCGCCTGGTGGCCACGCTGCAGGCCGGGGGCAGGCTGGTCGCCATGACCGGCGACGGCGTGAACGACGCACCAGCGCTCAAGGCCGCCGACATCGGTGTGGCCATGGGCCAGCGTGGTACCGACGCGGCGCGCGAGGCAGCCGACCTGGTGCTCACCGACGACAACTTCGCCACCATCGCCGCCGCCGTGCGCGAGGGTCGCACCGTGTTCGACAACATCAAGAAATCGCTGCTCTTCGTGCTGCCCACCAACGGCGGCGAGGCCGGGCTGATCCTGCTGGCGGTGTTTGCCGGCCTGGCCATGCCGGTGACGGCCGCGCAGATTTTGTGGATCAACATGGTCACCAGCATCACGCTGGACATGTCGCTGGCCTTCGAGCCGGCCGAGCGTGGTGCGATGCAGCGCCCGCCGCGACCCGCGAACGAGCCGCTCATCACGCGCTGGCTGCTGGGCCGCGTGGTGTTCGTGAGCCTGCTGCTCATGGGCGCGTGTTTCTTTGTCTTCAACTGGCAGCTGGAGCGCTCCGGCAGCCTGGAGATGGCGCGCACCACCGTCATCAACACGATGGTGGTGGGTGAAATCCTCTACCTTTTCAATGTGCGGCATTTCACCGCCAGCGGCTTTACTCGCGAGACCCTGCTGGGCAACCCGGTGGCGGTGTGGACCGGCGTGATCACGCTCGTGCTCCAGCTGCTGCTGACCTACGCGCCACCGATGCAGCAGCTGTTCGGCACGGCCGCGCTGGACGCCACAAGCTGGGTTGTCATCGCCGCGCTGGCCGTGGGCCTGTTCGTGGCGGTGGAGATTGAAAAGGCGTGGCTGCGGCGCCGCGACGTGCACTGCATCTGA
- a CDS encoding CDP-alcohol phosphatidyltransferase family protein, which produces MLDRVIQQALKPVLNRLARTLVRAGVGADALSFIGFALGMAAALSIVFQHFAAGLVLLLLSRLMDGLDGAVARATTPTDRGGFLDITLDFLFYASIPLAFAVGDPVHNALPAAVLLASFIGTGSSFLAFAIVAAQRGLTSTALPDKSFYFLGGLTEATETIAAFVAMCLWPQWFAPIAYGFAALCAITTVLRIGWGWQRFK; this is translated from the coding sequence ATGCTGGATAGGGTGATCCAGCAGGCACTCAAGCCGGTGCTCAACCGCCTGGCCCGTACCCTGGTGCGCGCGGGCGTGGGCGCCGATGCGCTCAGCTTCATCGGCTTTGCGCTCGGCATGGCCGCGGCCCTGTCCATCGTCTTCCAGCACTTCGCGGCGGGTCTGGTGCTGCTGCTGCTCTCGCGGCTCATGGACGGACTCGACGGCGCGGTGGCGCGCGCCACCACGCCCACCGACCGCGGCGGCTTCCTGGACATCACACTCGACTTCCTGTTCTACGCCTCGATTCCGCTGGCGTTTGCCGTGGGCGACCCGGTGCACAACGCCCTGCCCGCCGCCGTGCTGCTGGCCAGCTTCATCGGCACCGGCAGCAGCTTCCTGGCGTTTGCCATCGTGGCCGCCCAGCGCGGCCTGACATCAACCGCGCTGCCCGACAAAAGCTTCTACTTCCTGGGCGGTCTCACCGAAGCCACCGAGACCATCGCCGCCTTCGTGGCCATGTGCCTGTGGCCGCAGTGGTTTGCGCCGATCGCCTATGGCTTTGCGGCACTGTGCGCCATCACCACCGTGCTGCGCATCGGCTGGGGCTGGCAACGCTTCAAATGA
- a CDS encoding ABC transporter permease has protein sequence MPHHASLRRLGAVALLALAAVPLLWTALEALRSGSHPAAWRSLAQDPTLIPALLLTLWTGLASTLLAWWGAAALLARGFVRFRLARLLRGLPLMLATPHAALAIGLLFLLAPSGWLLRALSPWLTGFDSPPPWLTTQDPWGLGLIAALVVKEIPFLLWTAATQLQRDDVRQRWRTEHALAQTLGYAPRRAFWLVLWPQLATRLRWPLLAVLAYGLTGVDMALVIGPATPPTLAVLAWQWLQDADPANHTQGAAAGVLLALMVLACSALWLGLQRLQRKALAHGHGVRGSSEQAPGRDIGLWLLAGVYATVLLALAVGSVSGVWAFPAVWPQSFTTTAWQQVAQSSGTVFTTLWLATGSSVVALMWSVAWLELAPRRWDETLRPLLYLPLVLPAVLWVVGLYGVGLQWRLEGQASGLLIAHTLMALPYVLLSLSPAYLGFDPRYAQLTASLGRSERAFLLRVKWPLLKRSLASAAAVGFAVSVAQYLPTLYMGAGRFASVTTEAVTLASGGQRSLTSAYAGLQLALPMLAFALAAWLGRPRRFTNAAA, from the coding sequence TTGCCACACCACGCCTCGCTCCGCCGCCTCGGTGCCGTCGCCCTGCTGGCGCTGGCGGCCGTGCCGCTGCTGTGGACCGCACTGGAAGCGTTGCGCAGCGGCAGCCACCCGGCCGCCTGGCGCAGCCTGGCGCAAGACCCGACGCTGATTCCCGCCCTGCTGCTCACGTTGTGGACCGGCCTGGCCTCCACCTTGCTGGCGTGGTGGGGCGCGGCCGCGCTGCTGGCGCGTGGCTTCGTGCGCTTTCGCCTGGCGCGCCTGCTGCGCGGACTGCCGCTGATGCTGGCCACGCCCCACGCCGCGCTGGCCATCGGCCTGCTCTTTCTGCTGGCACCCAGCGGCTGGCTGCTGCGCGCGCTCTCGCCCTGGCTCACCGGCTTTGACAGCCCGCCGCCCTGGCTCACCACGCAAGATCCCTGGGGCCTGGGTCTGATCGCTGCTTTGGTGGTCAAGGAGATTCCGTTTTTGCTCTGGACCGCCGCCACGCAACTCCAGCGCGACGACGTGCGCCAGCGCTGGCGCACCGAGCACGCACTGGCGCAAACCCTGGGCTATGCGCCACGCCGCGCCTTCTGGCTGGTGCTGTGGCCGCAGCTCGCCACCCGCTTGCGCTGGCCCTTGCTCGCGGTGCTGGCCTACGGACTCACCGGGGTCGACATGGCGCTCGTCATCGGCCCGGCCACCCCGCCCACGCTGGCCGTGCTGGCCTGGCAGTGGCTGCAGGACGCCGACCCCGCCAACCACACACAAGGTGCGGCCGCCGGCGTGTTGCTCGCGCTGATGGTGTTGGCCTGCAGCGCGCTGTGGCTGGGCCTGCAGCGGCTGCAACGCAAGGCGCTGGCGCATGGCCACGGCGTGCGTGGCTCCAGCGAGCAAGCACCGGGCCGTGACATCGGCCTGTGGCTGCTGGCGGGTGTGTACGCCACCGTGCTGCTGGCACTCGCCGTGGGCAGCGTCAGCGGCGTGTGGGCCTTTCCAGCGGTGTGGCCCCAAAGTTTCACCACCACCGCCTGGCAGCAGGTCGCGCAGAGCAGCGGCACCGTGTTCACCACGCTGTGGCTGGCCACCGGCAGCAGCGTCGTCGCACTGATGTGGAGCGTGGCCTGGCTGGAACTGGCACCGCGCCGTTGGGACGAAACGCTGCGCCCGCTGCTTTACTTGCCGCTGGTGCTGCCCGCCGTGTTGTGGGTGGTGGGGCTGTACGGCGTGGGCCTGCAATGGCGGCTGGAAGGCCAGGCCAGCGGCCTGTTGATCGCCCACACGCTCATGGCGCTGCCTTATGTGCTGCTCTCGCTCAGCCCGGCCTACCTCGGGTTCGATCCGCGCTACGCGCAGCTCACCGCGAGTCTGGGCCGCTCGGAACGGGCCTTCCTGCTGCGCGTGAAATGGCCACTGCTCAAGCGCTCGCTGGCCTCGGCCGCAGCCGTGGGATTTGCGGTCAGCGTGGCGCAGTACCTGCCCACGCTGTACATGGGCGCGGGGCGTTTTGCCAGCGTCACCACCGAAGCCGTCACACTGGCCTCGGGCGGGCAGCGTTCGCTCACCAGCGCCTACGCCGGCCTGCAGCTCGCCTTGCCGATGCTGGCCTTTGCGCTGGCCGCCTGGCTGGGCCGTCCCCGCCGATTCACCAACGCCGCTGCATGA
- a CDS encoding ABC transporter substrate-binding protein, giving the protein MPQHFAAVLFSRRQLLLAAASASLQPAWAQSNWSAIEQKARGQTVFWNAWAGSEQVNAYLRWVAQQVQATHGIQLQHVKITDTADVVKRVRAEKAAGRTATEGTVDLVWINGENFAVMKREGLLFGPWAESLPHFRWVDVEGKPTTLTDFSVPTEGMESPWGMAQFTLFADSKRLPQLPQNMQAVLTLARAQPGRITHPRLPDFHGTTFVKQALVEFAPDAKALARPVTDAAFATQTAQLWPFLDALRPHLWRAGQQFPQNAAAVRQMMADGELLLALTFNPNEAANEIAARRLPATVVSWQFEKGTIGNTHFVAIPYNARAKAGAQVVANFLLSPAAQARKADIAHWGDPTVLDVPRLSPADRALFQTGQLPGLVSKGAPTLPEPHASWVAPLEKEWARRYGV; this is encoded by the coding sequence TTGCCTCAACACTTCGCCGCTGTCCTCTTTTCCCGCCGTCAACTGCTGTTGGCCGCCGCCAGCGCATCCCTGCAGCCGGCCTGGGCCCAGTCGAACTGGTCGGCCATCGAGCAGAAGGCGCGCGGCCAGACCGTGTTCTGGAACGCCTGGGCCGGCAGCGAGCAGGTCAACGCCTACCTGCGCTGGGTGGCGCAGCAGGTGCAGGCCACACACGGCATCCAACTGCAACACGTGAAGATCACGGACACGGCCGATGTGGTCAAGCGCGTGCGTGCTGAAAAAGCTGCGGGTCGCACGGCCACGGAGGGCACGGTCGATCTGGTGTGGATCAACGGAGAGAACTTTGCCGTCATGAAGCGCGAGGGCCTGCTGTTTGGCCCCTGGGCCGAAAGCCTGCCCCACTTCCGCTGGGTCGACGTGGAAGGCAAGCCCACCACGCTGACCGATTTTTCCGTGCCCACCGAGGGCATGGAGTCGCCCTGGGGCATGGCGCAATTCACCCTGTTTGCCGACAGCAAACGCCTGCCGCAGTTGCCGCAAAACATGCAGGCCGTGCTGACGCTGGCCCGCGCCCAGCCAGGGCGCATCACCCACCCGCGCCTGCCCGACTTTCACGGCACCACCTTCGTCAAGCAGGCCCTGGTTGAATTCGCGCCCGATGCGAAAGCGCTCGCGCGGCCGGTGACCGACGCAGCCTTCGCCACGCAGACCGCCCAGCTGTGGCCTTTTCTCGATGCGCTGCGCCCGCACCTGTGGCGCGCGGGCCAACAGTTTCCGCAGAACGCCGCCGCTGTGCGCCAGATGATGGCCGACGGTGAACTGCTGCTGGCCCTGACCTTCAACCCCAATGAAGCGGCCAACGAGATCGCCGCCAGGCGCCTGCCCGCCACCGTGGTGAGCTGGCAGTTTGAAAAAGGCACGATCGGCAACACGCACTTTGTGGCCATTCCGTACAACGCACGCGCCAAGGCCGGCGCGCAGGTGGTGGCCAACTTCCTGCTCTCGCCAGCCGCCCAGGCGCGCAAGGCCGACATCGCCCACTGGGGCGACCCGACCGTGCTCGATGTGCCGCGCCTGTCCCCCGCGGATCGTGCGCTGTTCCAGACCGGCCAACTGCCCGGCCTGGTGAGCAAGGGCGCACCCACGCTGCCCGAGCCCCACGCCTCGTGGGTCGCGCCGCTGGAGAAGGAGTGGGCGCGCCGCTACGGCGTGTGA
- a CDS encoding ATP-binding cassette domain-containing protein, producing the protein MTLSVHIRRLATRDHTLLQDLHIEVAPGRILTLMGPSGSGKSSVLAAIAGTLHSVAEGSEALRFEGTVQLGGRDLTRLPTAQRGIGLLFQDDLLFAHMTVAENLLFAVPAGPRRERLAEVERALHEASLSGLGARDPATLSGGQRARVALMRALLARPQALLLDEPFSRLDATLRDQFRAFVFDHLRGSGVPAVLVTHDAADVADPSLVVELDHAG; encoded by the coding sequence ATGACCCTCTCCGTTCACATCCGCCGCCTCGCCACCCGGGACCACACGCTGCTGCAAGACCTGCACATCGAGGTGGCGCCGGGCCGCATCCTCACGCTCATGGGGCCCAGTGGCAGCGGCAAAAGCTCGGTGCTCGCCGCCATCGCCGGCACGCTGCACAGCGTGGCCGAGGGCAGCGAAGCCCTGCGCTTCGAAGGCACAGTGCAGCTGGGCGGGCGCGACCTCACGCGCTTGCCCACCGCACAGCGCGGCATCGGCCTGCTGTTTCAAGACGACCTGCTGTTCGCCCACATGACGGTGGCCGAAAACCTGCTGTTCGCCGTGCCCGCCGGCCCCAGACGCGAGCGCCTGGCCGAGGTGGAACGTGCGCTGCACGAGGCCAGCCTGAGTGGCCTGGGCGCACGCGACCCAGCCACGCTCTCGGGTGGACAGCGCGCGCGCGTGGCCCTCATGCGCGCCCTGCTCGCGCGCCCTCAGGCGCTGCTGCTCGACGAGCCGTTCTCCAGGCTCGACGCCACGCTTCGCGACCAGTTCCGCGCCTTCGTGTTCGACCACCTGCGTGGCAGTGGCGTGCCGGCCGTGCTGGTGACGCACGACGCGGCGGACGTGGCCGACCCGTCCCTCGTTGTGGAGCTCGACCATGCTGGATAG
- a CDS encoding DUF3047 domain-containing protein: MKAPVQTLASLLLATSVAALAQTSLPTLVQADGTLNPAWRFVGFPKAKADISPTRFEAGRVDGVAAVQVVTASSYGTLVHEGSGPAPVWLRWRWRLDTPLSGGTAQPDILTKAGDDAALKVCVMFEHALDRVPFVERTILRIARRVSGEALPAATVCYVWDSTHPALTQGPNPYTKRVRFISLQGRGAPLARWAQESRDVAADFATLFADELPEGAALPRVTRVLLGADSDNTTSTSSGWVADLHWTERGP; encoded by the coding sequence TTGAAAGCGCCGGTTCAAACGCTCGCCTCGCTGCTGCTGGCCACCAGCGTCGCCGCCTTGGCGCAGACTTCGCTGCCCACCCTGGTGCAGGCCGATGGCACGCTGAACCCCGCCTGGCGCTTCGTTGGGTTCCCCAAGGCCAAGGCCGACATCTCACCCACCCGCTTTGAAGCGGGCCGTGTGGACGGCGTGGCTGCGGTGCAGGTGGTCACGGCGTCGAGCTATGGCACGCTGGTGCACGAGGGCAGCGGGCCCGCACCGGTCTGGCTGCGGTGGCGCTGGCGCCTGGACACACCGCTGTCGGGTGGAACGGCGCAGCCCGACATCCTCACCAAGGCCGGCGATGACGCGGCGCTCAAGGTCTGCGTGATGTTCGAACACGCGCTGGACCGTGTGCCCTTTGTGGAACGCACCATTCTGCGTATCGCGCGCCGTGTGAGCGGCGAAGCCCTGCCGGCGGCCACCGTGTGCTACGTGTGGGACAGCACCCACCCCGCCCTCACGCAGGGCCCCAACCCCTACACCAAGCGGGTGCGCTTCATCAGCCTGCAAGGCCGGGGTGCGCCGCTGGCACGCTGGGCGCAAGAGTCCCGCGACGTGGCTGCGGACTTCGCCACACTCTTCGCTGACGAGTTGCCAGAGGGTGCTGCCCTGCCCCGCGTCACCCGCGTGCTGCTGGGCGCGGACAGCGACAACACCACAAGCACCAGCAGCGGCTGGGTGGCCGACCTGCACTGGACCGAGCGCGGTCCTTGA
- a CDS encoding FAD-dependent oxidoreductase, producing MTFRKILLLAVVLLGVAAFFFFDLGRFLSLDYLKQSQANFEALFAAEPLKVSLAYFALYVAATALSFPGATIITLAGGAIFGLWWGTLLVSFASSLGATLAFLVSRFVLRDSIEVRFGNRLAEINRGIEKDGAFYLFTLRLIPVVPFFVINLVMGLTQMKALTFYAVSQIGMLAGTLVYVNAGTQLARIDSLQGILSPALLGSFVLLGLFPLIAKWVVGLLQGRKVYARWASVKPRRFDRNLIVIGAGAGGLVSAYIAAVVKAKVTLVESHKMGGDCLNYGCVPSKALIKSAKLAHQMRHGQTYGLDNTSPTFSFKAVMQRVQDIVRAIEPHDSVERYTSLGVEVLQGHAKLVNPWTVEIALNDGSTQTLTTRSVVIAAGARPFVPPLPGLEDSGYVTSDTMWDRFGELDEVPKRLVVLGGGPIGCELAQSFARLGSQVTQVEMGPRVMAREDEEVSELARQALMKDGVDVRTGHKALRVEKGAVRPEPVEGPARKGGVLVVEHAGVEQRIEFDELLCAVGRSARLTGYGLEELGIPMNKTVETNEYLQTLYPNIYAAGDVAGPYQFTHVAAHQAWYAAVNALFGDFKKFKADYRVIPWATFIDPEVARVGLNEQEANEKGIAVEVTKYGIDDLDRAIADSEAHGFVKVLTVPGKDTILGVTIVGTHAGDLLAEYVLAMKHGLGLNKILGTIHTYPTLSEANKYAAGEWKRAHAPQKLLVWVGRFHDWRRG from the coding sequence GTGACCTTTCGAAAAATCCTTCTGCTGGCCGTGGTTCTGCTGGGCGTGGCGGCCTTCTTCTTTTTTGATCTGGGACGTTTCCTCAGCCTGGACTACCTCAAGCAGAGCCAGGCGAACTTCGAGGCGCTCTTTGCCGCCGAGCCGCTCAAGGTCTCGCTGGCGTACTTCGCCCTCTACGTGGCGGCCACCGCGCTCTCGTTCCCGGGCGCGACCATCATCACGCTGGCCGGCGGCGCCATCTTCGGCCTTTGGTGGGGCACGCTGCTGGTGTCGTTCGCCTCCAGCCTGGGCGCCACGCTGGCGTTTCTGGTCTCGCGCTTCGTGCTGCGCGACAGCATCGAGGTCAGGTTCGGCAACCGCCTGGCCGAGATCAACCGGGGCATCGAGAAGGACGGTGCGTTCTACCTCTTCACCTTGCGGCTGATCCCGGTGGTGCCGTTCTTCGTGATCAACCTCGTGATGGGCCTGACTCAGATGAAGGCGCTGACCTTCTACGCGGTGAGCCAGATCGGCATGCTGGCCGGCACGCTGGTGTATGTGAACGCAGGCACGCAGCTGGCGCGGATCGATTCGCTCCAGGGCATCCTGAGCCCGGCGCTGCTGGGCTCGTTCGTGCTGCTGGGCCTGTTCCCGCTGATCGCCAAGTGGGTCGTGGGCCTGCTTCAGGGGCGCAAGGTGTACGCGCGCTGGGCCAGCGTTAAGCCCAGGCGCTTCGACCGCAACCTGATCGTGATCGGTGCCGGCGCGGGCGGCCTTGTGTCGGCCTACATCGCGGCGGTGGTGAAGGCCAAGGTCACGCTGGTCGAATCGCACAAGATGGGCGGCGACTGCCTGAACTACGGCTGCGTGCCGAGCAAGGCGCTCATCAAAAGCGCAAAACTGGCCCACCAGATGCGCCATGGCCAGACCTACGGACTGGACAACACCTCGCCCACCTTCAGCTTCAAAGCGGTGATGCAGCGGGTGCAGGACATCGTGCGCGCCATCGAGCCGCACGACAGCGTGGAGCGCTATACCAGCCTGGGCGTGGAGGTGTTGCAGGGCCACGCGAAGCTGGTGAATCCGTGGACGGTGGAGATCGCGCTCAACGACGGCAGCACGCAGACCCTCACCACACGCAGCGTCGTGATCGCCGCGGGCGCGCGCCCCTTCGTGCCGCCCTTGCCCGGGCTGGAAGACAGCGGCTATGTGACCAGCGACACGATGTGGGACCGGTTCGGCGAACTCGACGAGGTACCGAAACGGCTGGTGGTGCTGGGCGGCGGGCCGATCGGCTGCGAACTCGCGCAGAGCTTTGCACGCCTGGGCTCACAGGTGACTCAGGTGGAAATGGGGCCGCGCGTGATGGCGCGCGAAGACGAAGAGGTGAGCGAGCTGGCGCGCCAGGCGCTCATGAAAGACGGCGTGGACGTGCGCACCGGCCACAAGGCCTTGCGCGTGGAAAAAGGAGCCGTTCGGCCTGAGCCTGTCGAAGGCCCCGCGCGCAAGGGCGGCGTTCTCGTGGTCGAACACGCCGGCGTCGAGCAGCGCATCGAATTCGACGAACTGCTCTGCGCGGTGGGTCGCAGCGCGCGCCTCACCGGCTACGGCCTGGAAGAACTGGGCATTCCAATGAACAAGACGGTGGAGACCAACGAGTACCTGCAGACGCTCTACCCCAACATTTACGCCGCCGGCGACGTGGCCGGGCCCTACCAGTTCACCCACGTGGCAGCGCACCAGGCCTGGTACGCAGCGGTCAACGCACTCTTCGGCGACTTCAAGAAGTTCAAGGCCGACTACCGCGTGATCCCCTGGGCCACCTTCATCGACCCCGAGGTGGCGCGCGTGGGTCTGAACGAGCAGGAGGCGAACGAAAAAGGTATTGCCGTGGAAGTGACCAAGTACGGCATCGACGACCTCGACCGCGCGATCGCCGACAGCGAAGCCCACGGCTTCGTGAAGGTGCTCACCGTGCCGGGCAAGGACACCATCCTGGGCGTGACCATCGTCGGCACGCACGCAGGGGACTTGCTGGCCGAGTACGTGCTGGCCATGAAACACGGCCTGGGCCTCAACAAGATCCTGGGCACCATCCACACCTACCCCACGCTCTCGGAAGCCAACAAGTACGCCGCGGGCGAATGGAAGCGCGCGCACGCACCGCAGAAGCTGCTGGTCTGGGTGGGCAGGTTCCACGACTGGCGGCGCGGTTGA
- a CDS encoding DoxX family protein, whose amino-acid sequence MNPPTLLQRGLSLWSIVTNTLDGARPLAALATRAYLAQAFFLSGLTKLRDWETTLLLFTEEYKVPLLTPQLAAISGTAGELVLPVLLLLGLAGRFSALGLSVVNVVAVLSLADIAPAALQQHITWGVLLATLALYGVGKWSIDALWLGPRLNRTAATGMALN is encoded by the coding sequence ATGAACCCACCCACCCTGCTGCAGCGTGGCCTCTCGCTGTGGTCCATCGTCACCAACACACTGGACGGTGCGCGTCCCCTGGCCGCACTCGCCACGCGCGCCTACCTCGCCCAGGCGTTCTTTCTCTCGGGCCTGACCAAGCTGCGCGACTGGGAGACCACCCTCCTGCTGTTCACCGAGGAATACAAGGTGCCCCTGTTAACCCCTCAGCTCGCCGCCATCTCGGGCACAGCGGGCGAGCTGGTGCTGCCGGTCCTGCTGCTGCTGGGTCTGGCCGGCCGCTTCTCGGCGCTGGGTCTGTCGGTGGTGAACGTGGTGGCCGTCCTCAGCCTGGCCGACATCGCACCCGCCGCGCTGCAGCAGCACATCACCTGGGGTGTGCTGCTGGCCACGCTGGCCTTGTACGGCGTGGGCAAGTGGTCGATCGATGCCCTGTGGCTCGGTCCGCGGCTCAACCGCACGGCTGCAACGGGCATGGCATTGAACTAA